The nucleotide window ACTCCAACCAAGACTGAGACACAAACCGCCACCGAGACCCCGACGAAGACTGAAACACAGACCCAGACTGTTACAGAGACCGTCACCGAAACTGCCACCCAGACAGCTACCGAGACCGAGACCGGCGGAGGGATCTGCGGACCGGCGGCCCTAATCGGGCTTGCCATAATACCGCTACTCCTCAGGAGGAGGCGTTGACCTCCTCCCTTTTCTTCCAAGTTTTTGAAAATTTTCCTTCTTCGATGGTCTTTCATAGTAATCTGTTCTGAACGTTTCGACGATTCTCGAGGATAAGATATTTAAAGTAGTTTTACAAGCCTGAAAAGGATAATGCTCAAAATTGAGCTTCAAAGCCTATGTGCGACAGGGGAGGATGAAAAATGGGGATGGGTAAATACCTGCTCATAAGAGCTATCAACGCTCTAATAGTTCTTGGAATAGTGACACTGGTGGTGGCAGCGCTCTTCGTGAAGGTCGCTGAGAAGAACTTGACTGACCAGATAATCTCTCAAGTAAATGCCGAATATCAAAGCCTGCTCCAAAAAGGTAGGGCACCCGAAGACCCTGAGGCTTGGAAGCAGGCGAGAATTGAGTACTACAAGCAGCTCTACCATCTCGATAAGCCATACTGGTGGAGGGTCTTTTACTATGCCAAGAGGACGATAACCCTCGACTTCGGAAACACAAGGATTCCAATCTTCGGAACCGAGAGGAACGTCAAGAACATTATAGCCCTGGCCCTTCCAAGAACGATTCTCCTGTTTACAACGGCCCAGATAATAGTCATAATCATAGGGCTGTTACTCGGTGTCAAAGCGGCTCAGAAGGTTGGTAGCTTCTTCGACAGGGCCCTCTCAATATTGGCATTGCTAACGACCAGCATACCGATGTGGTGGTTCGGAATGATAATGTTACTCATCTTCGCATTCAAGCTTGGCTGGTTCCCCGCGAACTCGATGCCTGATCCGAATCTCACCGGCCTCGCCCACGTCCTCGACGTCGCAAAGAGGCTAGTCTTGCCAATAATTACAATAGTGTTCGTCCTCTTTGGAGGATGGGCCTGGGTCACCAGGAACATAATGGTCGGAACCATGCAGGAGGACTTCATCATGGCGGCAAGGGCCAAGGGCGTCCCTGAGAGAAAGGTAATTTATGGCCACGCCCTTCGTGCATCGGCCCCGCCAATCGTGACCATGACGATATTTTCCCTACTTGCCTCATTAGGTGGTGCAATAATCACTGAGAGCGTCTTCAACTGGCCCGGAATGGGCAGAGTTTACTGGATAGCAATCGAAACCAACGAAATAAACCTCGTCATGGGACTGACGTTCATAAACGTTGCCCTATATCTAGCCGGAGTAATAATAGCCGACATATCTTATGGGTTCCTCGACCCAAGAGTCAGGGTAGGCGCCTCGGCCAGGGTGTGAGGTGGTTAAAATGAGGTGGGTCGACATAAAGGACTCCATCTCAAACTTTTGGTTCGAGTTTAAGAGACAGAAGACTGGGCTGCTCGGTATAGCCCTCTTAATATTTTGGATACTCGTTGCTATAGGGGCACCTTATATCACGGAACCTAACATTCCTGAGAAGTGGAGGCAATCCGCATGGATTGATTATCCCAAGACCGTTCCCCCAACGTGGACAGGGATATTTACGGGTGTGAAGGAGGCTCCTCACGAGATCATACCAATGGAGGAGCTCCAGAAGTACACAAGCGTGGAGGACGGTATCATAAAGATAGACATACCCTACAATATGAAGTATGATATTCCACCTCAGGACATCGTCATAAGGAATATAAGCGGGAACTCCACCAACAGGAGACTCAGGCCCTCCCTAAGCTTGTACATCGTAAGACCAGATGGAAAGACCGTGACCTTGCTCTCAGGAATCAAGATCAAGGGTGCCACCGACATCCAGATTGCCAGGGATAATGAGGTAAGGAAGAATGTAATAGAGTGGGTCAAGCAAGAGACAGGAATTCAGCTCGACCCCAATAAGGAGTTCCAGCTCATGACAACTCTTGACACACTGAGAATAGTCTTCGCCCAACTCACCCCCGACATCTTCGATTCACCTCAACCACTCATGGGCGAGTACCACATAATCATCGAGGTAAAGACCCCCAAGGGGACCAGCGTTGATCTCTCAGGAACAGAAGTCATACTAACCGGAAGAACATATGGCCATCTCGGAACGGATGACAAGGGCAGAGACCTCTTCGCTGGCATAGTTTGGGGTTCCAGGGTGTCCCTGACCATAGGCATTGCAACGGCCGTGCTCACAGTCCTCGTCGGAATATTCTATGGCGTCACGGCAGCATACTTTGGAGGCTGGACGGACGAGATAATGATGAGGTTCCAGGAGTTCATGGCCTCCATCCCGAGCCTCCCGATACTCATCCTGCTGGGAACCTACTTCGGAGGCCACATAGCCCTTTGGCAGATAGTGCTCTTACTGGTGCTCTTCGGATGGGTCGGAATAGCGAGAGTTGCGAGGAGTATGGCTTACCAAATTAAGGAGCAGACGTACGTTGAGGCCGCAGTAGCCCTCGGCGCTGGAACCGGCAGGATAATATTCAAGCACATGATGCCACAGCTACTGCCCTATGCATTCGCCCAGATGGCCCTCAGCGTCCCAGGAGCCGTCCTCGCGGAGGCCTCACTGAGCTTCCTTGGTCTCGGCGATCCGACCCAGGTTACGTGGGGTCAGATACTCCACGATGCTCAGGTTGCAGGTGCCGCCGTAAACGGATACTGGTGGTGGGTCATTCCGCCAGGACTCGCGATAGCTTTGGTTGCATTAACGTTCGTGCTGCTCGGTACGGCCCTCGATAGGGTACTGAACCCGAGGCTCAGGAGGCTGTGAGGTGGGTGAGATGGCAAAGAAGGTGCTCGAAGTTAAGAATCTCAAGATGTATTACTTCACCTCAAGGGGCCCCGTGAAGGCCGTAGACGATGTCAGCTTCGACCTCAAGAAAGGTGAAGTGCTCGGTCTTGCAGGAGAAAGCGGATGTGGAAAGTCCTCCATAGGCTTCACACTCATGGGCATGCCTCAGCCTCCAGGCAAGATAGTCAGCGGTAGCATAAAGATAGACGGTAGAGAAATAGTCGGCCTCCCCGAAGACGTCCTCAGGAAGGAGATACGCTGGCAGAAGATATCAATGATATTCCAAGGTGCAATGAACGCCCTCAACCCCGTCTACACAATTGGTTATCAAATGATAGAGCCCCTAATCTACCACAAGGGCATGGAAAGGGAAGAGGCTCTTAATAGGGCCATGAAGTACCTCGAGCTAGTGGGCCTTGATCCCGAAATAGTTTATCGCTATCCCCACGAGCTGAGCGGTGGTATGAAGCAGCGTGTAGTAATAGCCACCGCTCTACTCCTCGAGCCCGACATCGTCATAGCCGACGAGCCGACGACAGCTCTCGACGTCGTCGTCCAGGCCCAAATAATCAACCTCATGAAGAGGCTCAAGAAGAAACTCGGCCTCTCCATGATATTCATTACCCACGACCTGAGCATCCTTGCAGAGATAAGCGACCGCGTCGCCATAATGTACGCCGGAAAGATCGTGGAGATAGGACCCAGCGACAAGATATACTACGAGCCGGCGCACCCCTACACCCAGAAGCTTCTCGCCGCCATTCCGAGGCTCCACGAGGACGTCGAGAAGCTCGAGTTCATCCCAGGACAGCCACCCAACCTCATCAATCCACCCAGTGGATGCCGCTTCCACCCCAGGTGCCCCTACGCTATGGACGTTTGCAAGCAGCAGGAGCCAACGATGAAGGAGATTGGTGATGGACACCACGCCGCATGCTGGCTGCTGTGAGGTGTTAAAGATGGCGGAGCCGATACTGAAGGTAGTCAACCTCAAGAAGTACTTCCCCATAAGGAGGGGCCTGCTAGCCTCACTCAGGGGAGAATCAGAGAAGTACGTCAGGGCCGTGGACGGTGTCAGTTTCGAAGTTCACAAGCAAGAGGTCTTCGCACTCGTCGGTGAGAGCGGCTGTGGAAAAACGACGACGGGTAAGCTTGTCATGAAGCTCCTCGAGCCAACGGAAGGAAAGATATACCTCGAGGGCCAAGACGTCACGGAGCTCAAGACGAAGGAGGAGATAAAGGCCTACAGAAGGAAGGTTCAGATGATATTCCAGGACCCCTTCAGCTCCATGAACCCGAGATTCAGGATATACGACGTCCTCGAGGAGCCCCTCCTCATCCACGGCATAGGCGAGACGAGAGCTGAGCGTGAGGAGCTCATTTACAAAGCCCTCGAGATGGTCAAGATCGTGCCACCAGAGGATTACGTCCACAGATTCCCGCACATGCTCTCTGGTGGTCAGAGGCAACGTGTAGCCATAGCTAGGGCTCTCATTCTCAACCCGACGTTCATAGTGGCTGATGAGCCCGTCTCGATGCTCGATGTCTCAATCAGGGCTGAAATCCTCGAGCTTATGAAGGAGCTCAAGGAGAAAATGGGCGTTACTTACCTCTACATCACCCACGACCTTTCAACTGCCAGATACTTCGCCGACTGGATTGCAGTGATGTATCTCGGAAGGATAGTGGAGATGGGACCCGCCAAGGAAGTCATAGACAATCCACTCCATCCCTACACCAGAGCACTACTCGCGGCGGTTCCGGAGCCTATACCGGAAAGGAAGGACATAATCAAGGAAGTCCCAATTAAGGGTGAGGTGCCCAGTGCCGTTAACATACCTCCCGGCTGTAGATTCCACCCGAGGTGCCTTTACTTCAAGAAGGGCCTCTGCGACGTCGAGCACCCCAAGCTCGTGGAACATGAACACAACCACTGGGTCGAGTGCCACCTTGTAGGGAAGATTTAGCGGTGTGTGGAATGGTCAGCTTCTGGAAGGCCCTAAGGTATCCGACGATTGCCACAGGCCTTGTGCTTCTTTTCATTTCTCTTCTCCTCGCCTTTGCGTCCATGACCTCAGAGGTCGTCAAGACAACGGAGAGTGGTGTTCTCGAGCCAGGCTCATACTATCTCGAGCCAAAGTCCATTGTCGTTCTCACATCAGCCAACCTAACCCTCTCGGCGGAGAAGGCAACCGTAACCGTTACTTGGGCAAACAACTTTGTGCACTTAACGCTCGCCAACTCGACGGAGAAAGTTAAGAACATCACGGAGCCTCCAACCCTCGTAACAGATGGCTCCCTCAAATACAGGTTGGATGCAGTCGGAGTGAGATACCCCTACTCTTGGCTCTCGGTTGTAGGCTTCGTAACGATGATAGCCGGAAGCGTGCTCTCCCTCTTGGGGTTTGCAAGCTACATGCAAGGAGAGCTAGAGAAGACCAAAAAGAAGAAAAAGACGGAGAAAGGAAGGAATGAGAGGTGAGGGGGATGTACAAGGAGCCAGCCAGCTTTAAGTTAGACATCGAAAGCGGCGTGATAGAAGATTCCAAAAGGCTCGTCAGGAGACTGAGCGACATGAAGGGATACTTCGTGGACGAGGAGGCGTGGAAGGAGCTCGTCGAGAAGGAGAATCCCGTGGTCTACGAGGTCTACGCCGTCGAGCAGGAGGAGAGGGAGGGCGACCTTAACTTTGCGACCACCATCCTTTACCCAGGTAAAGTCGGCAAGGAGTTCTTCTTCACCAAGGGACACTTCCATGCCAAGCCCGACAGGGCTGAGGTCTATGTGGCCCTTAAGGGCAGGGGAGGCATGCTCCTCCAGACCCCTGAGGGTGAGGCCCGCTGGATACCCATGGAGCCCGGTACAATCATTTACGTTCCACCCTACTGGGCTCACAGAACGGTGAATACTGGGAGGGAGCCCTTCATATTCCTCGCAATATACCCGGCCGACGCAGGCCACGACTACGGAACCATAGCCAAGAAGGGCTTCTCTAAGATAGTAATCGAGGAGGACGGAGAAGTCAAAGTCATCAACAACCCGCGCTGGAAGGCCTGATTTTAACGTTTTTATATGCCCCTCGAGCCACTGGGACTATCTTCTCCGAGAGCTTTTCGGCTTCGGACTTCCAGCTTATTTAACATATTTCTGTTAAAACAATCCTTAAAAAGCTAAGATTTTTACACTTTCATGATAAGGTGAGGCCAATGAAGTGGAAGGTTAGGGTCATCGTTCGCCTCAAGGAAGGACTCAACGATCCTGAAGGGAGGGTCATTGGAAAAGCCCTGAGAAACCTCGGCTACGCCGTGGAAAACCTCAGGGTTCCCAAGTGTTTCGAGTTCGAGCTTGAGAGCGAAGAGCCGGAAAAGGAAGTTGAGGAAATGTGCAGAAAACTTCTCGCGAACCCCCTCATCCACGCGTGGGAATACAGCATAGAGAGGGTTGAATGATGCCGCGGTTCGCTGTCATCGTGTTCCCAGGGACGAACTGCGACTTCGAGACGGAGAGGGCGATAAGAAAGGCCGGAGGAAAAGCGGAGCGGGTATGGTACAAGACATCGCTAAAGGACTTCGACGGAGTCATCCTACCCGGAGGCTTCAGCTATGCCGACTACCTAAGGGCAGGAGCCATAGCGGCTAGGCAGGAGATAATTGAGGAAGTTAAGGAGTTCGCCCGGGACGGCAGACCCGTCCTTGGCATCTGCAACGGCTTTCAAATCCTAACGGAGGCAGGCCTTTTGCCCGGAGCCTTGAGGCCCAACAAAAATCCAAGGTTCCTCTGCAAATGGGTTCATCTCCGCGTTAACGATGTGGAGACGCCGTTCACTTCTCTCTACGAGCCCGGAGAGATAATAAGAATGCCCATAGCCCATGCCGAAGGCAACTACTACGTGGACGACCCATCAAAGGTCAGAATAGTCTTCCAGTACAGCGACGAAAAGGGCAACGTGACAGAGGAAGCTAATCCAAATGGCTCGGTGCTAAACATAGCCGGAGTTGCAAACGAGAAAGGGAACATCCTTGGGATGATGCCGCATCCGGAAAGGGCGAGCGACCGCTTTTTGGGAAGTGAGGACGGCCTGAGGCTCTTTAGGAGCATGGTGGAGTGGGCAAGGAGATAGCTTCTTCTATTTTATTTTCTGCAGAGATATGTGAAGGCTTCTTCAAGAGTCACTTGAGATGTTTGGATATCAACAAGGTTGTACTGGGATAAAAGGCCAAGCACGTCTTTAAGGTCTTCATTTTTGAAGTACAGCTGGAGGTACGTAAACTTCCCATCACTTTGAACCTCGATTTTTTGAGCTATCCCCTCAAAATCTCTGAGATTGATTTCTCCTTTAATTTTGGCGATGATTTTCCGCTCCGCTTTGAGTGTCTGAACTTTCTCGATAAGCTCTTTTGGAGTTCCTTCGGCGATTTTGCTTTTGTTGAATAACAGAACCCTGTCGCATAGAAGTTCGGCCTTCCTTAGATGCGGGCAAGCTCAGGTGGCTGGTGAGGATAAAAATCTAAGCGCATATGAGGTGAGTTTATGTTCGTCCGCACAATCTCTGCAGGAGGCTCAATCGAGGAAATCTGTGGCAAAGCGCACCGCCTTTCTCTCCTGACGAGGTACTTCAACTTTCCTGAAGGCTTTGTGGTAACAACGAAGGCCTATGAGCTCTGGAAAGAAACAGGGAGCCTGATAGGGCATTAGTCGAGTTTGTGGAAGGTTCTCCCGAAAACTCGTTAATGGAAAAGAGGACGTTAAGCGTATCCTTCTTCCACGCGACCCTACCGAGGTCAAAGACCCCCTGATGAGGGAGCTGATCGAAACTGGCCTCGAAGTTGAAGAGCTCTTCCGCAAACCTCAGGATATCGAGTGGGCCTACAACGAACCCTTATGGCTCCCCCAGTCGAGGAAGGTAACAGTTCCCATAGTTCTTTATTTGCCATTTTTCTGTCAAAATAAACCTTAAGAACAAAACTTTTTTACATTAATTCGTCAACCAATGGAGGGTTCACGATGTTCCCCCACGAGGAAAAGTTCATCCGTGAAAGACTCGGCAGGGAGCCAAACGAACTTGAGTGGGCGATGCTCGAAGTTATGTGGAGCGAACATGCCTCCTACAAGTCAAGCAGGCCATGGCTCAAGCTCCTGCCCACTCAAAACGAACACGTGGTTTTGGGCCCTGGCGAGGATGCTGGGGTAGTCAAGTTCGATGACGAGACATGGATAGTCGTGGGAATAGAGAGCCACAACCATCCAAGCGCGGTCGAGCCTTACGGCGGAGCCGCTACGGGCGTTGGCGGGATAGTGAGGGACGTTCTCTGCATGGGCGCTCGGCCAATAGCGCTACTCGATCCTATAAGGTTCGGACCTCTCGAAAGGGAACGCAACCGCTACCTATTTGAGTACGTAGTGAAGGGAATAGCCGACTACGGCAACAGAATAG belongs to Pyrococcus yayanosii CH1 and includes:
- a CDS encoding ABC transporter permease gives rise to the protein MGMGKYLLIRAINALIVLGIVTLVVAALFVKVAEKNLTDQIISQVNAEYQSLLQKGRAPEDPEAWKQARIEYYKQLYHLDKPYWWRVFYYAKRTITLDFGNTRIPIFGTERNVKNIIALALPRTILLFTTAQIIVIIIGLLLGVKAAQKVGSFFDRALSILALLTTSIPMWWFGMIMLLIFAFKLGWFPANSMPDPNLTGLAHVLDVAKRLVLPIITIVFVLFGGWAWVTRNIMVGTMQEDFIMAARAKGVPERKVIYGHALRASAPPIVTMTIFSLLASLGGAIITESVFNWPGMGRVYWIAIETNEINLVMGLTFINVALYLAGVIIADISYGFLDPRVRVGASARV
- a CDS encoding ABC transporter permease; translated protein: MRWVDIKDSISNFWFEFKRQKTGLLGIALLIFWILVAIGAPYITEPNIPEKWRQSAWIDYPKTVPPTWTGIFTGVKEAPHEIIPMEELQKYTSVEDGIIKIDIPYNMKYDIPPQDIVIRNISGNSTNRRLRPSLSLYIVRPDGKTVTLLSGIKIKGATDIQIARDNEVRKNVIEWVKQETGIQLDPNKEFQLMTTLDTLRIVFAQLTPDIFDSPQPLMGEYHIIIEVKTPKGTSVDLSGTEVILTGRTYGHLGTDDKGRDLFAGIVWGSRVSLTIGIATAVLTVLVGIFYGVTAAYFGGWTDEIMMRFQEFMASIPSLPILILLGTYFGGHIALWQIVLLLVLFGWVGIARVARSMAYQIKEQTYVEAAVALGAGTGRIIFKHMMPQLLPYAFAQMALSVPGAVLAEASLSFLGLGDPTQVTWGQILHDAQVAGAAVNGYWWWVIPPGLAIALVALTFVLLGTALDRVLNPRLRRL
- a CDS encoding ABC transporter ATP-binding protein; its protein translation is MAKKVLEVKNLKMYYFTSRGPVKAVDDVSFDLKKGEVLGLAGESGCGKSSIGFTLMGMPQPPGKIVSGSIKIDGREIVGLPEDVLRKEIRWQKISMIFQGAMNALNPVYTIGYQMIEPLIYHKGMEREEALNRAMKYLELVGLDPEIVYRYPHELSGGMKQRVVIATALLLEPDIVIADEPTTALDVVVQAQIINLMKRLKKKLGLSMIFITHDLSILAEISDRVAIMYAGKIVEIGPSDKIYYEPAHPYTQKLLAAIPRLHEDVEKLEFIPGQPPNLINPPSGCRFHPRCPYAMDVCKQQEPTMKEIGDGHHAACWLL
- a CDS encoding ABC transporter ATP-binding protein, with amino-acid sequence MAEPILKVVNLKKYFPIRRGLLASLRGESEKYVRAVDGVSFEVHKQEVFALVGESGCGKTTTGKLVMKLLEPTEGKIYLEGQDVTELKTKEEIKAYRRKVQMIFQDPFSSMNPRFRIYDVLEEPLLIHGIGETRAEREELIYKALEMVKIVPPEDYVHRFPHMLSGGQRQRVAIARALILNPTFIVADEPVSMLDVSIRAEILELMKELKEKMGVTYLYITHDLSTARYFADWIAVMYLGRIVEMGPAKEVIDNPLHPYTRALLAAVPEPIPERKDIIKEVPIKGEVPSAVNIPPGCRFHPRCLYFKKGLCDVEHPKLVEHEHNHWVECHLVGKI
- the pgiA gene encoding glucose-6-phosphate isomerase; this encodes MYKEPASFKLDIESGVIEDSKRLVRRLSDMKGYFVDEEAWKELVEKENPVVYEVYAVEQEEREGDLNFATTILYPGKVGKEFFFTKGHFHAKPDRAEVYVALKGRGGMLLQTPEGEARWIPMEPGTIIYVPPYWAHRTVNTGREPFIFLAIYPADAGHDYGTIAKKGFSKIVIEEDGEVKVINNPRWKA
- the purS gene encoding phosphoribosylformylglycinamidine synthase subunit PurS gives rise to the protein MKWKVRVIVRLKEGLNDPEGRVIGKALRNLGYAVENLRVPKCFEFELESEEPEKEVEEMCRKLLANPLIHAWEYSIERVE
- the purQ gene encoding phosphoribosylformylglycinamidine synthase I, with amino-acid sequence MPRFAVIVFPGTNCDFETERAIRKAGGKAERVWYKTSLKDFDGVILPGGFSYADYLRAGAIAARQEIIEEVKEFARDGRPVLGICNGFQILTEAGLLPGALRPNKNPRFLCKWVHLRVNDVETPFTSLYEPGEIIRMPIAHAEGNYYVDDPSKVRIVFQYSDEKGNVTEEANPNGSVLNIAGVANEKGNILGMMPHPERASDRFLGSEDGLRLFRSMVEWARR
- a CDS encoding phosphoenolpyruvate synthetase-like protein translates to MFVRTISAGGSIEEICGKAHRLSLLTRYFNFPEGFVVTTKAYELWKETGSLIGH
- a CDS encoding PEP/pyruvate-binding domain-containing protein, encoding MRELIETGLEVEELFRKPQDIEWAYNEPLWLPQSRKVTVPIVLYLPFFCQNKP